A window of Tachyglossus aculeatus isolate mTacAcu1 chromosome 26, mTacAcu1.pri, whole genome shotgun sequence genomic DNA:
GGTTGAGGGAATCGACATTAAATAAAGACTAGGTTAAATAACAAAATGAAGTAAAGCCGTTGGATCCCGTGGTTCGGGGAACAGAGTTTGGGGCGCCTCACGACTCAAGGTCAGCAATCTCAGCCACCTggctggaccattcattcattcagtcatttattgagcgcttactgtgggcagagcactgtactaagcgcttatgttggCACCCAAGTGGGTGGTGTGCATGCGCAGAACTGGCAGTTGGGGAGGCGGTTAGGTGGTGCGGGGGGATGAGAGATTAACAAGGGAAAGCCCCTGGATGACATATGGcatcagaagggctttaaagatgaggagagtagtgagctgctggattcatccattcaattgtatttattgagcgcttactatgtgtagaacactgtactaagcgcttggaaagtaaaattcggcaacagagacaatccctacccaacaacgggctcacaatctagaaggggaagacagacaacaaaaccaaaccaaaaccaagtagacaggcatcaatagcagaataatattatttatttacggcatttattaagtgcttactatgtgcaaagcgcagttctaagcgctggggaggttacaaggtgatcaaggtgatagtatgtttggttttggttttgtctcccccttttagactgtgagcccacttttgggtagggactgtctctatatgttgccaatttgtacttcccaagcgcttagtccagtgctctgcacacagtaagcgctcaataaatacgattgatgatgatgatgatgatatatgttgccaatttgtacttcccaagtgcttagtacagtgcacagtaagcgctcaataaatacaattgatgatgatgatgatcaggttgtcccacggagggctcacagtcttaatccccattttacagatgaggtaaccgaggcctggagtagttaaatgacttgcccaaagtcacacagctgacaattggcagagctgggatttgaactcatgacctctgactccaaagcccgggctcttttccactgagctgctacgctgcttctctaataataataataataatggcatttgttaagcgcttactatgtgccaagcactgttctaagcactggaggggatacaaggttgtcccacttggggctcacagtcttcatccccattttacagttgagggaactgaggcccagaaaagtgaagtgacttgcccaaagtcacacagctgataagtggcggaggcaggattagaacccatgacctcttaactcctgagctcgggctctttccattaagccacgctgctggggaaggggagggaatttcaggcaaaAGAGGGGGTGTGAAGAGAGCAGATCGCAGAAAAATGAACTGTGTGAGCTgaggtggagtgggagaggagcaaggaaaaatatgggaagagagctgattgagtgtctttaaATCAGGGAAagcacctaatggaaagaggccaggccggggacgtgggttttaatcctggttccaccgcttgcctactctgtgaccttgatcagatcccttaactgctctgtgcctcagtttcttcatctgttaaatgagtatcagatatctgttctccctccctcttggactgtgtaTTGTAGACCCGAGCTcttaatcataataaataataatgatgtcatttgttcattcattcattcaattgtatttattgagcacttactgtgtgcagagcactgtactaagcgcttgggaagtacaagtcggcaacgtatagagacgctccctacccaacaatgggctcacagtctagaaggggggagacagacaacaaaacaaaacattaataaaataaacagaataaacagagaataataatgatggtatttgttaagtgcttactacgtgccaagcactgttttaagcactggggtggatacaaggtaatcaggctgacccacttggggctccaatgtttcgcccccattttatagacgaggtaactgagacccagagaatttaagtgacttgcccaaagtcacacagcagaccagtgacagagccgcaattagaacccaccacctctgactcccaagcccgggctctttccgctaagccacgctgcttcttgtcacacttgcctgctatgtgacttgggtcaagtcacttaacttctccaggcctcagttccctcatctgtaaaatggggatgaagactgtgcgccccatgtgggacaacctgatcaccttcatcatcatcaattgtatttattgagtgcttactgtgggcagagcactgtactaagcgcttgggaagtacaaattggcaacatctagagacagtccccacccaacagtgggctcacagtctaaaagggggagacggagaacaaaaccaaacatactaacaaaataaaataaatagaatagacatgtacgagtaaaataaataaatagtaataaatatgtacaaacatatatacatatatacaggtgtatatatatacatatcaccttgtatgcccccccagcgcttagaacagtgctttgcacatagtaagtgcttaacaaataccatcattattgttattattaatgatatgtatatagcttttagactgtgagcccactgttgggtagggactgtctctatctgttgccaatttgtacttcccaagcgcttagtacagtgctctgcacatagtaagcgctcaataaatacgattgatgatatagctataaatctatcAATTTTGATGATAtagagagagcagcgtggctcagtggaaagagaccgggctttggagtcagaggtcatgggttcaaattccagctccgccaattgtcagctgggtgactttgggcaagtcacttcacttctctaggcctcagttccctcatctggaaaatggggattaagactgtgagccccccgtgggacaacctgatcaccttgtaaccaccccagcgcttagaacagtgctttgcacgtagtaagcgcttaatcaatgccatcattattattattattattattattattattactattatattgacgcctgcctacttgttttaagcctgtctcccccctctaggccgtgagcccgtcgtcgggtcgggcctgtctctgtctgttgcccatttgcccttttcaagcgcttagtccagtgctctgcccacagtaggcgctccagcagtaggcctgaatgaatgaatgcatgaatgaatgaatgaatggaggccggGACCCTGGGCCCGCGGACGGTCGGCCGCGCcgtggggggggcggggcttcgaGCGCGCCGACCCCCGGGCGGCGGGATGGTCGGCCCTCGAGCCTTCCGCCCGGAGCTCGGCGCATGCGTGGTTCGTGCCCCTGGGGCcggcgtccccccccccccgccctgacgTCATTCCCTAGTGCtgtcacccacacacacacacacgccccgccccctcctcccccggccgcgcaggcccacccccaccctcccacgaAGGCGCTGCCTCCCCTCAGCCTTCCTTCAGCTTcccgccaccccccccatcttctcCTCAGCCGCCCGacgcccccatcctcccctcagcttcctgtcaccccatcctcccctcagctTTCCTTCAGCTGCCCGTCACCCCCCCAtcttttttcctcagtttcccgtCCCCCCATCTTCTCCTCAGCCGCCCGacgcccccatcctcccctcagcttcctgtcaccccatcctcccctcagctTTCCTTCAGCTGCCCGTCACCCCCCAtcttttttcctcagtttcccgtCCCCCCATCTTCTCCTCAGCCGCCCGacgcccccatcctcccctcagcttcctgtcaccccatcctcccctcagctTTCCTTCAGCTGCCCGTCACCCCCCAtcttttttcctcagtttcccgtcacctccccatcttctcctcaGCTGCCCGacgcccccatcctcccctcagctTCCTGTCACCCCAACCCCCCCTCAGCTTTCCTTCAGCTGCCCGTCACCCCCAtcttttttcctcagtttcccgtCACCCCCGTCTTCTCCTCAGCTGCCCGTCACCCCatcttcccctcagctccccgtcaccccatcctcccctctgctgcccgacacccccatcttttcctcagcttcccgccacccccatcctcccctcagctttccctcagctccccgtcaccccaccctcccctcagctccccgtcacccccaccttcccctcagctccccgtcacccccaccttcccctcagcTGCCCGTCACCCCCatcttcccctcagctccccatcacccccatcttcccctcagctccccatcacccccatcttctcctcatctccccgccaccccccagcctccctgcctcccctcagctctccgtcacccccttcctctccgcctcccttgggctcccctcggcctcccgccCTCGGCCCTGCCTGTGGctcccctcagctcctcctcatcccccgcatcctctctgcctcccctcggCTTCCCGCCACCGCCATCGTGTGTGGCTCCCTTCAGGCCGCCCatccccttctgccccccccctcagctccccatcaccctccatcCTCTCCGCCTCCCCTCAGGCTCTCCTCAGATCCCCACCACCATCTCTGGCTCCCTTCAGGCCCCCCCCCAACTCGGGTTCCTCCCATCCCGCCCGCCTCCCCTCAGCTTCCCGCCCCCCATCCTTTCTGCCTCCCCTCAGATCCCCATCCATCATCCCCCcgcatcctctctgcctcccgtggGGCTCTCCTCAGCTTCCCGCCACCGCCATCGTGTGTGGCCCTCCCACGTCCGGCCGGCGCTAGAGGAAGGTGACCAGAACGGGGCCAGATCTCCCCCAGACCATTGTCTTCCCCGCTCCCTGCCGGCCTCCCCCGCCATCCAGCCAACTCTCCCGCTCCCTCCATCGCTCCATCGCTCCTGTCCACTTCTTCCACAGGCCTCGTTTCCCGTCACCCCATGGATTTTCCACTGGGGTTTCCAACGCCGTTCCATTCCCCCCACCGGCGCGAGGCCCAGCTGTCCGGAGTCGtgtgcctcctccttcatccttGGAGCATCGctgcccctcctcagccctccccgtTGCCTTCTCCTTGTCCGGCCATCTGCAAAGCCATCTTTCGCCTCAGAGACAGTAGGTGCGCTTGGCTTCCCTCTTCATCCTCTTTTCCCGTTTTCCCGCCGCAGATCTCAAAATGGATGAACTGACTCAGGCCCTGGCCAGCAGCTTCTCGGTGTCCCAGGAGTTGAACAGCACGGCGGCCCCGCACCCTCGCCTGGCCCAGTATAAGTccaagtacagttctctggagcagggagagaggcgACGCCGCTTGCTGGAACTCCAGAAATCGTAAGTGACCCCTAAACGGGACTAATTAAACTTCTTAATTGGGGAGCGACTCCGAAGACACTCGGAATGGCCCACTCTGAGCGTCATCTTCCCAGTTcactgatgtcaatcaatcaatggtattgagctctcactgcgtgcacagcaccgtagtcatcatcatcatcatcaatcatatttattgagcgcttactatgtgcacagcactgtactaagcgcttgggaagtacaaattggcaacatatacagtccctacccaacagcgggctcacagtctaaaaagctctAGTCAGAGCttgttacaatacaacagagttggtagacacgttccctgcccgtaaggagcgtacagtctagagggaaagacagacattagtataaatgaataaattttagCTACGAACAGGTAAGGGATATGTCGTGACTCTTCCAACCCTTGGGGACTGATGCAGTGAAAGGCAGAACCAGTGTGAagtttttattaacaataataagaagaagaaaaagaagatgaagaatgttggtattagtcaagcgcttggtatgtgccaagcactgttgtaaacgctggggtggatataaggtaatcaggttgtcccgcgtggggctcacggtcttaatccccattttacagatgagggaaccgaggcacagagaagttaagtgacttgcccaaggtcacacagcagacaagtggcggagcagggactagaacccatgacctctgactcccaagccgggctctttccacgaagccacgctgcttctcatatttccgGAAAAGATAAAGCAAATcaaacagtgacatttattgaatacttgctgtgtgcccagcactgtactgagagcttgggagagtatggtggaGTAAGCAGgtctgattcttgccctcaaggaacatacAAAAACTATCAAAATTACCACGAATCTTTGACTTAAAACAGATTTGATGATATTCATCATTATCTCAGAGGAAGACATTTCATTAAAGCATGACTGTTTAAAAACATTCCTTAACTTTTCTTCATTCCCTTCAGGAttaccccctccccgccaaatAAAAAGACTTCAGATGTACTTATTCTTGGAATAaaaggtctgtgtgtgtgtgtgtgtgtgtgtgtgtgtgtgtttagcttGAAATAGTTCACAAAAATCTGGTTAAAGTACTTTTGGGGTTGGAAAATTCATGTAAAGGAGATGCTGTTAAGAATAAGATTCAGGGTAACTTTaaatgacatttggtaagcaattactgtgtgcaagacaagGTAGTAAATGCTGAGCTAGATTcaggacaatcaagttggacatggtccatgtcccacatggggctcacagtcttaatccccatttttcagttgagataactgaggcacagagaagtgaagggacttgtccaaggtcacatagcggacaaagATTGTAGGGAAGGGTAGCTTTAAAGAGCATGTAGATGTCAGGTAGGAAACCAAGTTGCCTTCTTTAGTTTGATATTTATAGACTGGTGAAAGAATTGCGTTCCCTGCCTTGGGAAATGAGCCGCAAAGTTGGGTTTGGagcatttttctctttcccagagCTCCCTGAGCCTTCTGCTCCTCTCAGGCCTCAGTAAAGCCAGGTTATCATGGGAGACCCCCACAGAGGGAGGTAGGTCCCAGCTTTTTCTTTCCATCTGATGCTTGAGGGAACTCAAAGACATTTCTGAAAACCGCTTGGGAGATTCCCTTTCATTCTCTGTTCCTATTTAGGAAACTGCAGTTTTAATCTCCCAGAAAGTTAACTCATATCGCCAGAGCTTCCCTTGAGggtcctggggtggggagaaggtggggtTTGTTCCTCTGTAAGGCTCCATCACAGCCGGGGCTCAGTTGGCTGCCCCTTGCTCTCACTGAAACCCTCGAAGCTGCCTCAGCAGCCGAAACTCCAGAAGCAGAGTCCAAGCCGCTGCTTCTCGGGTGTCTGCGGGCGAGAGGATAAGACCCTTTCTTTGCCTTTTTAAGCAAGCGTCTGGATTACGTGAACCATGCCAGGAGGCTGGCCGAGGACGACTGGTCAGGAATGGacagcgaggaggaggaagaagaggaggagggagacaaaagggaagatgaggaaatggacatTGACGTTGGCAAGAAATTACCAAAGCGCTATGCCAACCAGGTGAGTGAGCGGCCACCTCTGGCTCCTGGAGTGTCCTGATGTCTGGTGACCGTTGCGAGAAAATGCATGTGAACTTGGTTCCTTCTGGGCTCCGTATCTTAGATAAATCACGCAAGGGACAGTTCACttggccagaagcagcgtggccaatgaattgatcagttgtatttattgagtacttaatatgtgcggataaacgcttgggagagtacgctataacataggcggtagatatgttccctgcccacaacgagtttgtagTCTCGAAGGGAAGAAaggtattaatataataataataatggcatttattaagcacttattatgtgcaaagcactgctctaagtgctggggaggttacaaggtgatcaggttgtcccacggggagctcacagtcttcatccccattttaaagatgagggaactgaggcacagagaagtgaagtgacttgcccaaagtcacacagctgacaattggcggagccgggatttgaacccgtgacctctgactccaaagcccgggctctttccactgagccgcgctgcttcttgacTGGCAAGGTCAtgtgatgtaagctcattgtgggcagggaacgtgtctaccaactctgttgcattgcattctcccaagtgcttagtacagtgctctcacacaagtgctcaatcgataccattgattgatttatgtagtGGACAGATTGCTGCAAAAGGGATCAGAAGAAAACTCTTTGCAAAATCGATTCCCAGCAACATAAAAAGTACTGGTAGAATAGTGTATAGGACATTGCattgaataaattccattaaatctattagtactactactactactactactactactactactactactactactactactttctcatttttttaaatcaaaaatcATTTTGCTGTCAGCAAATGTGGTCTTCCCCCAACCTCTGCCTTTccattaccttttagactgtgagcccactgttgggtagggactgtctctatatgttgccaacttgtacttcccaagcgctaagtccagtgctctgcacacagtaagcgctcaataaatacgattgattgattgattgattacctggatCTCTTCCCTAGCTGATGCTCTCCGAGTGGCTGATCGACGTCCCCGCAGATCTGGTGGAGAAATGGATCATGGTCGTGTGTCCTGTCGGAAAACGAGTCCTTGTTGTGGCTTCTCGGGTAAGAATCAGCCTCACTCAGCAGGGGACATTATATCTCTCATAGAGCTGTGGGCCCATTGAAaagcccccatctccccactcactgagcactttctgttggTTTCTCGATTGGCGCAATATCTGCTGTGGTGCTTTTTGTTATGGAGGCCTGAGTGTTATAACAGTGTCTCAGGATAGGCCTTTGGgtttgattttttgttttgttttgtggggtCTTTTTATGGTTttaaagtacttattatatgccaggcactgttgtaagcactggggtagatactagctaatagtaatgatggtattttttaagcacttactatgtgccaagcactgttctaagcacacagttcacgtcccacatggggctcacagtcttaatccccattttacagacgagttaactgaggcacagagaaattaagtgactcgctcaaggtcacacaggagacaagtggcgaagccaggtccttctgactcctgggtctgcgttctttccactaggccatgctgcatcagcgtggctcggtggaaagagcacaggcttgggagtcagaggtcatgggttcaaatcccaactccgccaattatcagctgtgtgactttgagcaagtcacttaacttctctgtgcctcaggtacctcatctgtataatggggattaagactgtgagccccatgtggggcaacctgatcaccttcccagtgcttggaacagtgctttgcacatagtaagcgcttaacaaatgccatcgttattatctcaGTTTCTGACCATTTTGTTGACTGCTCTTTGGAATAGACACCCCCACTGTGTAGGGGAAAGGCGGAAAAGGATAACCACAAGAAaatagagtcttctagactgtgagcccgttgttgggtagggaccgtctctatatgttgccaacttgtacttcccaagcgcttagtccagtgctctgcacacagtaagcgctcaataaatacgattgaatgaagaaaataACCAAGAATTTTGGCTTCTTTCATTATAGGGCTCTACTGCAGCTTACACCAAGAGTGGATATTGCTTCAAAAAATTTGCTTCCCTTCTGCCAGGAGGCAGCAAAGATAGCTCAGGGACAGACAAAGGTAATAATGTAATAAACCTTaacatgaatataataataatagcaaaacccttcaaagtcctattaaagttgcatctcctccagaggccttccctcactaattcctcatttcccccatttgtTCTCCGTTCTTTGTTgcttattcacttggatctggaaccctttaagcacttgctattcaccccatcctcagacccacagcgcttatgtatatagctggaatttattttaaagtttgtctccctctctagactgtaagctcctgatggacagaggtcatgtctatcaactctgttgtactctcccaagtgcgtggtacggtgctctgcacacagtaagcatccagtaaATGCTTGATTGATATGAAGAATCTAACAAATGGGGTTTATTGAACaaacattttgtgcagagcactgtcctaagcacttgggagagtacagcaggatTAATAGGCAGGGAAAACCTGCACTAAGGCAAATTACaggaaggaggaaataataaAATATGTAGGATATTCAGTTAAGTACAGGGCAGGTGgggttttaaaggtgggaagcAGCTGTGGTTTGTCAGGTAtgaatcgtccccctctccatcccccccatcttacctccttcccttccccacagcacctgtatatatgtatat
This region includes:
- the LOC119945882 gene encoding snurportin-1-like, translated to MDELTQALASSFSVSQELNSTAAPHPRLAQYKSKYSSLEQGERRRRLLELQKSKRLDYVNHARRLAEDDWSGMDSEEEEEEEEGDKREDEEMDIDVGKKLPKRYANQLMLSEWLIDVPADLVEKWIMVVCPVGKRVLVVASRGSTAAYTKSGYCFKKFASLLPGGSKDSSGTDKDFTILDCIYSEVNQTYYVLDVMCWRGHPIYDCQTDVRFYWMHTKLLEEGLGEKSKLNPFSFVGLKNFPCTPESLCKVLSTDFPFQVDGLLFYHRAKHYSPGCTPLVGWLRPNMVSDVLGIAVSIGRWC